The Nostoc sp. 'Peltigera membranacea cyanobiont' N6 genome contains the following window.
CAACCTTCCAACTCCTAGGTATTCAGTTTGAAGTAAGCGAGTCTACCGCCAATGATACATTTAACTATTGGTTGCCTAACTTGCGAGAATTACTGCCATCCAGTTTGCTTGAACAAATTAAAAAAAACGCTTCTGACTATGAAGTAGTAAAAGAAATACTCACAGAATATGAATTAATAGTAGATAGCTATGAACAAGTCAGAGAAAGACCTGGAGACAATAATGAGCAAAAGAAATATTTTTCAGGCAAGAAGAGTAATCATACATTTAAAACTCAAATGATTATTTTACCTGATGCTAGCGATATCGTTGATGTTGTGGCAGGTGAACCTGGTCCAAAAAGCGATATAACAGTGTTTAGAGAATATCGGTCAGAGTTTGATGCCAAACAAAGATTTAAAGGAGATAAGGCATATATTGGAGAAGATTTAATTACAACTCCAATTAAGAAACCAAGAAATCGAGAACTAACAACTGAACAGAAAGAACAAAATAAAATATTTTCATCTAAACGGATCTTTGTTGAACATCGAATTCGAACAGTCAAAATATTTCGAGTTGTTCAAGAAAGATTTAGGTTAAATCCCCACAAATATGAGCAAGTAATTTTGACGATTTGTGGACTAGTAAGGTTACGAATTCGAGCGCTAATATTACCATTAGAAATATCGTCTATATCATCAGGTTGAAATTACCGCATATAACTAAATATTTTTCCCTAATTATCAACAGTAAATATCTCAAAGTCTTATTTTATCGTACAGAGTAACTAATTTAAGATGATTGCATTTACGGGCTACAGCCTAGCCACACAAAGGCTTTAACTGTTTTCGGAGATGTCTTTTGGTTATAACTGAAAATCAGTTGATTATTACCGATTAGCTGTCGTGCGATCGCATCGCCAGAAGTACCAAAATGCCGCGCAATTTGAGCTTGTGTCGGTTTACTTTCTTTGCAACAGGCGAGAATGTGCTGCTCCAAAATTGTTTCATAATTATGGTTAAAGTTGATAATTTCTGGAGGATCAGATAAGAGGCGTTCCGGGTGATTGGCGTAGTAAGAATCCATAATCGACCTTTTCGACGGGATAAACACCAATAGCCCTGCTTCCTGTCTGCCTGCACGTCCTGCCCTTTGGCGAAAGGCAAGAATTGAGCCTGGGTAACTATGTACGATAGTTGCATCGATAGACCCTATATCCAGACCCGCTTCTAAAGCACTCGTGGATATAATGAACTTGACCTTCCCGCCCTGTATGTCTGCAATAATTTTGTTCCGCTGATTTGCCTTCATACTGCCATAAAATGCTGAGATGGTTTCTCCCATGTGGGGCAGTTGCATCTCCACTAAAGCTTTACGAATGGCATTAGTTAAAACCTTTACCAGTTCTCTACTATCGCAGAAACAAATCCCGACTATTCCTTTACTTACAAGCATGGCTGCAACTTGGGCAGTTTGGTAAAGAGTATTGTTTCGTGCTTTGAGACTAAGGAAAGTAATCTCCGAGCGTTTTGCCCCACTTTGGTCGATAATAGCAAGGTTGCTTTGTTCTACTCGATTGGATATCTTCTGGGCAATTTCGCTGCTGTTACTAATTGTTGCAGAAGCGAATATGTACTGTAATTTAGAAATATTATTGCCAGCAGATTCTATCATTAATTGAGTTCGCCGATTAAGTAGGGCAAAGTGTAAGCCAAAGATGCCTTGATAGAAATGCGCTTCATCACAGACGAGGATTGAAATTTTTCTGATTGTTTCTCTAAATCCCCAGTTGGAGTCAAACTGATAGTTGTTCAGTTCGTGGTTCCATACATCGGGTGTCACGCATAAAATCGAGGGTTGATGGCTGTAAAGTTGTTTGCGCTCCTGGGGAGGAATATCACCATTTATATTGAGAACTTGGGGGCGAATTTCTTCATCTAAGTGGCTAACAAACGAGCGAATTTTCTCTACCTGGTCAAATGCAAGTGCTTTTAAGTTAAAGAATACTAAAGCTGATTTACCTTTTAGGCACTCGTGAACGATTGGAATTAAAAAGGAGATACTTTTACCACTACTGGTAGGAGTTTGGAGAATAATATCTTCCCCTTTTTTGTAAGCTTCCCATGCCTTGACTTGATGAGAATATAGGTGGGTGATTCCTGACTGACTCAGGGCATATTTAACTAGAGGGTGAATATCATCTGGTATGGGACAAAGTTTAGCTTCTTGAGCCGGAATTACATCACAATTTTGTAGTTTTCCTGAGCCATCAAGGATAGCTGCTATTTCTTGGTACAGAATACTTTTACCTGTTGGTGCTTGATTAAGAGGTAATAAATTACCGCTATTTACCTCCTGCTCCCAGTCAAAAATAATTTGATTTACACTTCCCTTTTTGAAGTAAAGATTTTTCTCGATGATGGCGGCGATATGGATAACACCATGTTCTTTAGAATAAACCTGTTTATTTGCTTGTAACCATTCAGGTTGGATCATAAAAAGTTACCTACTTGCTGTTTTAGCAAGTAGGCGTTAGTCAAAAGTAGTGGTTTTTGTTATTGCCATATTAGCTATTGAATCAAGCTTGAATATTGCTAAGTATAGTGATAACTATTAGATTAGAGAAAAAGGCGCAAATAAACGAACCTTACTAGTGTCACTTTACGCCTTTTATGTGCAAAAAGCTGCGGTTCTTACTGGCCAAATACGCCAAGGCCGTAGTAGCATAGTTTGGAATCGCAATTTGCCATATCAATTCGGACTCGATATGTACCGTTGCGGTAGGGAGTTACACCAATGGCGGGAATATCATCATCTTCCAAGTCTGAAGCAATCAGATTTCCCCGATCATCATACAATGCAATATCCAAGTCTTGGCAATCGCGATCGCATACTCCTACAATGCCGTATGACTTACCTGCGCGAAGATTGATGGTGATATAATCGGAACTGTCATGATACAGCGTATCAATATGAGGTTCATGAGTTGGACTATAGCCACCAAAACCAGCATTAACTATAGCTTTCATTAATTGGATACCAACTTCATTTACATATTCGTCGTTATTGGCACGAACTACAGCAGGTGTCATCAAGAGCGAACAGAAGATACTAGAAATAACAGCTATACTACCAAATAATTTTGTTTTGAATTTCATAATTTTAGCATTCCTTCTGGTTGTTTTGCGTGTGATTTTTGAGTGCTTTTCGGTTAAGTTTGCGTTGTGGCTCAAGCACAGTGATGTTGTAGAAATACCAGTATTTGCATTTCCACAAGGGAGTATTTATTTGGGGATTCTCATATTTTAAATGGTTGGCATATTTGCAACACGAGATGTTGATTAAATT
Protein-coding sequences here:
- a CDS encoding transposase family protein, which translates into the protein MSNILNYIEENPKQTQRLIGLEYEQLQQLILNAERLYHEKQASLESKKVRIIAGGGGRKPKLPIPEQIILTLVYLRHLTTFQLLGIQFEVSESTANDTFNYWLPNLRELLPSSLLEQIKKNASDYEVVKEILTEYELIVDSYEQVRERPGDNNEQKKYFSGKKSNHTFKTQMIILPDASDIVDVVAGEPGPKSDITVFREYRSEFDAKQRFKGDKAYIGEDLITTPIKKPRNRELTTEQKEQNKIFSSKRIFVEHRIRTVKIFRVVQERFRLNPHKYEQVILTICGLVRLRIRALILPLEISSISSG
- a CDS encoding DEAD/DEAH box helicase yields the protein MIQPEWLQANKQVYSKEHGVIHIAAIIEKNLYFKKGSVNQIIFDWEQEVNSGNLLPLNQAPTGKSILYQEIAAILDGSGKLQNCDVIPAQEAKLCPIPDDIHPLVKYALSQSGITHLYSHQVKAWEAYKKGEDIILQTPTSSGKSISFLIPIVHECLKGKSALVFFNLKALAFDQVEKIRSFVSHLDEEIRPQVLNINGDIPPQERKQLYSHQPSILCVTPDVWNHELNNYQFDSNWGFRETIRKISILVCDEAHFYQGIFGLHFALLNRRTQLMIESAGNNISKLQYIFASATISNSSEIAQKISNRVEQSNLAIIDQSGAKRSEITFLSLKARNNTLYQTAQVAAMLVSKGIVGICFCDSRELVKVLTNAIRKALVEMQLPHMGETISAFYGSMKANQRNKIIADIQGGKVKFIISTSALEAGLDIGSIDATIVHSYPGSILAFRQRAGRAGRQEAGLLVFIPSKRSIMDSYYANHPERLLSDPPEIINFNHNYETILEQHILACCKESKPTQAQIARHFGTSGDAIARQLIGNNQLIFSYNQKTSPKTVKAFVWLGCSP